aatgaatacaaCCTGAATTGTACCCCATAAGGCAGGGctgggtgtcaaactcaatcacaGAGTGTATATAACCATaagagaaatatatatttttcttatttcaacATGAAACCTTCTTTGTAATGTCAGGGTTGGGCATGACAATGAGCTACCTGTTTAGAGAGCCCGCCACCATCAACTACCCGTTTGAGAAGGGGCCACTGTCACCTCGCTTCAGAGGAGAACACGCACTGCGCAGGTGAGGTTAACCAGTGTGATATTATTTATTAGTATGATATtacaaaaaatgacattattttAGATGACGAAAAATGAATAACCATTGAAACACggattctttgtttttttttaacaattatgGACATTTGCATTTGACAACACTATCATTTTAGGAAAAGTCTAATTGTGTTCCCCCTTTTCAATATGAAACAGTGCTCTGCTATTATGATCAATTGGATCGCTGTATTGACTAACCCAAGACGAGACAGGAATGAAATGATCATGATATACTGATTTATCAGGCTAAAAGAAATGCTCTCtaattaaacacaaaaaaagcctcATTAAAATAGTCCGATTAATGAATAGTGTTGTTGgtacaatgttgtttataaataatgtttgtttttcttctcaagactaaatcttaaaagtaataagtaatcactttagaaagtattttagacactgttgtttaattgtgattatatgttattttaaacacaactacacacatttgatcatcttggaggcagaattccaccggttAAACTGGCGACTCTCCCTGCTGTCCTCATACACTTtactctcaactctccatcttTGCATATTTCGCCATTTTTAGTTCATTTAGTGTGAAATGTTCGCACACCTTGGACGACTTAACTCTGTCTCTAACTCTAACAGACTTCTCTGCCTGCCGgccatgtgactcacaacagcTGCTGGCGCTGCTGGCTGcgctttcctctacgtcggctcgtctcttctttatttttgctccgTTCGCATCTCCGCAACTTATTGAGTGGCGTAATAATCGTGCGACACAAGGGATccataatgaaattcgttgccaacacttttaataatcgatttttatctatttgttgttgcagccctactttttTAACCTAAAACTACACAcctttgatcatcttggaggcagaattccaccgcgtggaacatgttgaactaccgactcttcctgttgtcctcgtgcactttgctctcaactctccatcatttcacggccgtgtttgaagtgccaacaatctccccacatttagccagaacgttttagttttttagggacacagtggtggtcctcagcagactgtgtgccgcgcagagtaacgttagatgttgagatagaAGTAACCtggcagttagcttagcatagcggtgctttaagtggtctgtcggctactcaccccccttctgtttgacacgtgtagtaattcctctgcacagttctctgctgtatgtcgcactactgtttgttttacttctgaTGCATAAAGCTCTccccatcttgatgtaactgactgcagctagtggcCGTTTTGTTTCTGCGGTCAACTTTCGGTTTACTGCCGGGACcgttaaatatttttttgcattactcTAGGCTACATTAGTCTCATagattaatgttgacagccctaaatgtaatgtaatcttcaTCAATTTACTGCCTCTGAATTTATACAGAAGCTGATTTAATTTCAAGAGTTACAAGAATAGTAATATAAAGAAAGCTGCTACCTGCAGATTACGTAGCTTGCTGTTATGATGTTTTTGGAGATCGAAGGGGTGCTCGGACAGAAACAGCAGTGTAATGTCTACGGTACACATAGACTCTCTGACAGTGATGAGCTTACACTGTTGCTTCATGACATTGGCCCAATGACTTATCTTTCCCATCCAGCTTTTGTGATTGATGGGCCAGATCATAAAACAGCTGTGTCCCATATTTCTGTTTCCCTTGTCTGATTGGTTAGTGGTGAGATATTCTTCATGGTTAAATGAGAGCCTGTGGAGCTTagatcatttttttattctctataaattattcacaataaaagtcttttattttaattattttttcctgGTTCCTATCTGCTGTTTTAATACGCCTTTTTTAGAAGTAGCGTCTAACGAAGCTCCGCTAATTTAAGGATAAGTCTTATTTTGAATTTCTCGGGATGAATTATGTTTGGGGTCCTTTGTGCAGTATGAGCAACAATGTCCACGTTGTGATTTTTCACCAGGTATCCTTCAGGAGAGGAGCGCTGCATTGCCTGCAAGCTGTGCGAAGCTATCTGCCctgcacaggtacacacacgcacgcgcgcgctaCACATGACTTGATTGCATCATGTTCATCTTGTGATGtgactaaaggctggcgcatgcgtcttcaagttcttcaatctgatccattctctcgtaaaaattcttcgttttaataatggtggtattgcgctatgaaaccggaaaggatgcagttagcagaccaatcgctgtcttgcgggctgcaggaggcttgcgtagcaCGCAAGGaaatgtgaaaaggcacgcaagggacacgcaaggggctttTGCGCCTGCGTcgcaacgcagaagcataaactaggctttacattACACTACACAGTTACAATGTTTGGTAACAAGTCTTTGTCTGATTTCTATTTAGTCTCagttagggctgggcggtatggccgaaaatccatatcacggtttTAAGATTCTGACAGTATCCCGGTATATgacggtattgctttttcaaggaaacgcattaattcattgacccagAAAAGGGCCGCCAGCTACCCGATCAGCTGTTtgccgctcgctggccaacttgctcgcaactggcTGGCATGTTAGCTCTTTAGCGtattagcttgttgtggctgctagtgttgccaccagaggcaataccagcggctcgacagactttgcaataaattgttttctgaTCCAACTTAcgttggattttccaaaaccgaAAACCGTCCAAACAGACTTGGCTCCTCcattgggcacaagttgtgttggtgcatctctggtctctggttgttcctcctgtatcgctcttttcagTGTTTTCATGGATCAACAGAgtcacttcttgttgtgagctttacccagcataCAGTTTGGctgggtcatttttataaatgtacaattattagtgttacaaattgtttacgtgtcacaagctgttgtgtcgtggtgttttaccctgttaaagagtctttgttgttgttattcattGTCTGTAtgaagttataaccatgacccAACCTCAACACACATAAGAGAAGTCGCTCCGACCGCTGGACGCTCCTCCATGACGTGTAATAATAAATCCTGCTGTCTGCCGAAGAGCAACGCAGTTGTTATGGCGTAACACCGGCATGAACGGAACGTGAGGAATTCATACCGTTTGTAAATCTTATATCGTTTGAACCAGTGTACGTGCAGCCCTAGTCTCAGAGCCAAATTAGAGAAATGTCTAAAATAGAGCGTTGTCTGCATGTCTCTTAATAATTAACTATGTTTGTATCCAGGCCATCACCATTGAAGCAGAGACTCGTGGTGACGGCAGCAGAAGGACGACTCGCTATGATATCGACATGACCAAATGCATCTACTGCGGCTTCTGTCAGGAGGCGTGTCCTGTGGACGCCATTGTAGAGGTGCGTGTATGATCCCTTTGTGTTACAACACACTCCTAAAGTTTTATACCCTCAATGTGATACTAATGGTCACCCAGTAGATGTCGACATTATGAcgtatttaagcaataaggtatgaGAGGCTgaactttatcgtccaataatgggCCAAcggttcgggggtgttgttaggcctgACACGCTATTCTCGTTAGATCcccttattttgttttactcgGACGGGCGGTGTTTTCCTTTAACTTCTCGTAATGTGGAAAAACATCACCACTGCCACGGAGCAAATACCACCAAGAACTGAATCGCTGACTATCGCTGAATAATGCACACCccctgtgactcactctcaacctatcagaacgctggatttcatctacccgtataaTAACAAAGGCTATTGCGGAACTGCTGGTTAGGAGCTTCTTTTAGAATTGaacggtgtttgtgtgctgaAAGGAAGGCCGTACTACCAACGGGGGATACAAATATTCACCGGATAAGGATTCTGTCAAAACATAGTTTGCTGTATTGAAGTGCAAATTAATTCCAGAATATGTGGTGGAACCAAAAAGCAAATTATGATTGCAACATTTTACGCTCTATTGTTTGTCCGTCCTGAATGCAATTATTCTCAACATGCTTGTGCTCTCTGCTCTATTATTTTTAATCCTGTTCTTCCCTCTGGTccctttcttcttttgtcttctttcttcAGGGGCCTAACTTTGAGTTTTCCACTGAAACGCATGAAGAACTGCTCTACAACAAGGAGAAGCTCCTGAACAACGGGGACAAGTGGGAGGCAGAGATAGCTGCCAACCTACAAGCTGATTACCTCTAccgataaacacacacagtgtacagTCAGCACATACAAGAATAACCTACCTGATGCACATACGTCCATACTGTACATACTGTAAGAGACATACTCAGCTGTGGCTATGCTTCAGAGAgggattttcttttatttcaaatcaaaCATCACCAACCTATTTCCTCTGGTTTCAAAGTCATCCCCTTTTTGAACTATGTTTCTGATTTTACAATCTGTTGTGGATTACATATTTATTGTGGAATGATGGCTGTGTGTTGAAGTGTGTGGCAGTCCATCTGCCTCAGCATGCCGTCGTCATCCACATGGATGCGTCTGCACTGTCCCATGCGACTGAAAGGTTCTGCTGTTGCAGTAATTGGCTCTGTTCAATGATTGCAGATAGAAGTAAGATGTCATACACCAATATACATGGATTAATGTTAATATCTTGGACATCAGTGCAGAGTTGCTCTTTGTATTTTTTCCACCCTTACTCAAGAAATAAAATCCTGGGGGAAACTCTGTGTTGAGTGTGATAGTTTTGACTGTCATCTCAAGGAATGAAGACTGTGACTTGTGTTGAAAAAGCTAGTAAGTGGGCCTTGAGTCAAGAgggatgtttatttattttcttaattatgTACATCAAGC
The sequence above is a segment of the Gasterosteus aculeatus chromosome 9, fGasAcu3.hap1.1, whole genome shotgun sequence genome. Coding sequences within it:
- the ndufs8a gene encoding NADH:ubiquinone oxidoreductase core subunit S8a, giving the protein MAAPLRSLYCASRTGTFVSSQILARSFGVSTQREGFKYVNAQEIPTDMKSITDRAAQTLLWTELFRGLGMTMSYLFREPATINYPFEKGPLSPRFRGEHALRRYPSGEERCIACKLCEAICPAQAITIEAETRGDGSRRTTRYDIDMTKCIYCGFCQEACPVDAIVEGPNFEFSTETHEELLYNKEKLLNNGDKWEAEIAANLQADYLYR